A single genomic interval of Aedes aegypti strain LVP_AGWG chromosome 1, AaegL5.0 Primary Assembly, whole genome shotgun sequence harbors:
- the LOC5575838 gene encoding acetylcholine receptor subunit alpha-like isoform X6, producing the protein MLQLYAIRITIRKICESITRKMKKMSPSAGETLRAWLLSALVVHGAVAGNPDAKRLYDDLLSNYNKLVRPVVNTSDVLRVCIKLKLSQLIDVNLKNQIMTTNLWVEQSWYDYKLRWEPKEYGGVQMLHVPSDHIWRPDIVLYNNADGNFEVTLATKATIYSEGLVEWKPPAIYKSSCEIDVEYFPFDEQTCVLKFGSWTYDGFKVDLRHMDEQSGSNIVDVGVDLSEFYMSVEWDILEVPAVRNEKFYTCCDEPYLDITFNITMRRKTLFYTVNIIIPCMGISFLTVLTFYLPSDSGEKVTLSISILISLHVFFLLVVEIIPPTSLVVPLLGKYLIFAMILVSISICVTVVVLNVHFRSPQTHRMAPWVKTFFIDFLPRFLFMKRPAYIENHRSNFQLHSLSGTGPFGGSCQIHGPLPVPHSESEELSLSTAADTAVPSGIKSPVFKQPSFSHSSCPIEVHRSCFCVRFIAEHTKMLEDSTKVKEDWKYVAMVLDRLFLWIFTLAVLAGTAGIILQAPTLYDDRIPIDKTFDELATSTVVRCPPQ; encoded by the exons ATGCTACAACTATATGCAATTCGAATAACTATTAGGAAAATTTGTGAATCTATAACCAGAAAGATGAAAAAAATGTCACCAAGTGCTGGAGAAACATTACGTGCATGGCTTTTATCAGCACTCGTAGTGCATGGCGCGGTAGCTGGAAATCCCGATGCCAAACGGCTCTATGACGATTTGCTTAGCAATTATAATAAATTAGTCCGACCTGTGGTTAACACCTCTGATGTATTGCGAGTATGCATCAAATTGAAATTGTCACAACTAATTGATGTG aatctaaAAAATCAGATAATGACTACAAACCTTTGGGTTGAGCAA TCCTGGTACGACTACAAATTACGATGGGAACCGAAGGAATACGGTGGAGTTCAAATGTTACATGTCCCATCAGATCACATCTGGCGTCCAGACATTGTATTATATAACAA TGCTGACGGTAATTTCGAAGTAACATTAGCGACAAAAGCCACGATATATTCCGAAGGCTTAGTTGAATGGAAACCTCCTGCCATATACAAATCATCATGTGAAATAGACGTAGAGTATTTTCCATTTGATGAACAAACATGCGTGTTAAAATTTGGAAGTTGGACATATGATGGTTTTAAG GTTGATCTACGTCACATGGATGAACAGTCGGGAAGTAACATTGTAGATGTTGGTGTAGATCTATCGGAATTCTACATGTCGGTTGAATGGGACATCTTGGAAGTTCCGGCAGTtcg TAATGAAAAATTTTACACATGCTGTGATGAACCTTACCTTGATATAACATTCAATATCACAATGAGACGGAAGACCCTGTTTTATACTGTGAATATCATAATTCCATGTATGGGTATATCATTTTTGACCGTTTTAACATTTTACCTGCCGTCAGATAGTGGAGAAAAG GTTACACTGTCCATTTCGATTCTTATTAGTCTCCATGTGTTTTTCCTCCTGGTTGTTGAGATCATCCCACCAACGTCATTAGTAGTGCCTTTGCTGGGGAAATATCTAATATTTGCCATGATATTAGTATCAATTAG TATATGCGTTACGGTCGTAGTATTGAACGTTCATTTTAGATCACCACAAACACATCGCATGGCACCATGGgtgaaaacatttttcattg attttctaccacgatttttatttatgaaaagACCGGCATACATTGAAAATCACAG AAGTAATTTTCAATTGCACAGTCTATCAGGCACCGGCCCATTCGGAGGAAGCTGTCAGATCCATGGTCCTTTGCCAGTTCCACATTCTGAATCAGAAGAATTGTCTTTATCGACTGCAGCAGATACAGCCGTTCCATCTGGTATTAAGAGTCCTGTTTTCAAACAGCCATCGTTTTCGCACTCCAGCTGCCCCATAGAAGTCCACCGCAGCTGTTTCTGCGTACGGTTCATTGCAGAACACACAAAAATGTTGGAGGATTCAACGAAG GTGAAAGAGGATTGGAAATACGTTGCAATGGTTTTGGATCGGTTATTCTTGTGGATCTTCACGTTAGCGGTACTGGCTGGAACTGCTGGTATAATTCTTCAAGCTCCAACGTTGTATGACGATCGAATACCTATCGATAAAACATTCGATGAATTAGCTACTTCAACGGTAGTCCGGTGTCCACCACAATAG
- the LOC5575838 gene encoding acetylcholine receptor subunit alpha-like isoform X3 → MLQLYAIRITIRKICESITRKMKKMSPSAGETLRAWLLSALVVHGAVAGNPDAKRLYDDLLSNYNKLVRPVVNTSDVLRVCIKLKLSQLIDVNLKNQIMTTNLWVEQSWYDYKLRWEPKEYGGVQMLHVPSDHIWRPDIVLYNNADGNFEVTLATKATIYSEGLVEWKPPAIYKSSCEIDVEYFPFDEQTCVLKFGSWTYDGFKVDLRHMDEQSGSNIVDVGVDLSEFYMSVEWDILEVPAVRNEKFYTCCDEPYLDITFNITMRRKTLFYTVNIIIPCMGISFLTVLTFYLPSDSGEKVTLSISILISLHVFFLLVVEIIPPTSLVVPLLGKYLIFAMILVSISICVTVVVLNVHFRSPQTHRMAPWVKTFFIDFLPRFLFMKRPAYIENHRKLLPKQPKVCFYPYYSTTALNRVKARFHIRTSSKDDQSPLSLSGTGPFGGSCQIHGPLPVPHSESEELSLSTAADTAVPSGIKSPVFKQPSFSHSSCPIEVHRSCFCVRFIAEHTKMLEDSTKVKEDWKYVAMVLDRLFLWIFTLAVLAGTAGIILQAPTLYDDRIPIDKTFDELATSTVVRCPPQ, encoded by the exons ATGCTACAACTATATGCAATTCGAATAACTATTAGGAAAATTTGTGAATCTATAACCAGAAAGATGAAAAAAATGTCACCAAGTGCTGGAGAAACATTACGTGCATGGCTTTTATCAGCACTCGTAGTGCATGGCGCGGTAGCTGGAAATCCCGATGCCAAACGGCTCTATGACGATTTGCTTAGCAATTATAATAAATTAGTCCGACCTGTGGTTAACACCTCTGATGTATTGCGAGTATGCATCAAATTGAAATTGTCACAACTAATTGATGTG aatctaaAAAATCAGATAATGACTACAAACCTTTGGGTTGAGCAA TCCTGGTACGACTACAAATTACGATGGGAACCGAAGGAATACGGTGGAGTTCAAATGTTACATGTCCCATCAGATCACATCTGGCGTCCAGACATTGTATTATATAACAA TGCTGACGGTAATTTCGAAGTAACATTAGCGACAAAAGCCACGATATATTCCGAAGGCTTAGTTGAATGGAAACCTCCTGCCATATACAAATCATCATGTGAAATAGACGTAGAGTATTTTCCATTTGATGAACAAACATGCGTGTTAAAATTTGGAAGTTGGACATATGATGGTTTTAAG GTTGATCTACGTCACATGGATGAACAGTCGGGAAGTAACATTGTAGATGTTGGTGTAGATCTATCGGAATTCTACATGTCGGTTGAATGGGACATCTTGGAAGTTCCGGCAGTtcg TAATGAAAAATTTTACACATGCTGTGATGAACCTTACCTTGATATAACATTCAATATCACAATGAGACGGAAGACCCTGTTTTATACTGTGAATATCATAATTCCATGTATGGGTATATCATTTTTGACCGTTTTAACATTTTACCTGCCGTCAGATAGTGGAGAAAAG GTTACACTGTCCATTTCGATTCTTATTAGTCTCCATGTGTTTTTCCTCCTGGTTGTTGAGATCATCCCACCAACGTCATTAGTAGTGCCTTTGCTGGGGAAATATCTAATATTTGCCATGATATTAGTATCAATTAG TATATGCGTTACGGTCGTAGTATTGAACGTTCATTTTAGATCACCACAAACACATCGCATGGCACCATGGgtgaaaacatttttcattg attttctaccacgatttttatttatgaaaagACCGGCATACATTGAAAATCACAG aaaattgttGCCAAAACAACCAAAAGTTTGCTTTTATCCTTATTATTCGACCACCGCATTAAATCGCGTTAAAGCTCGTTTTCATATTAGGACATCATCGAAAGATGATCAATCTCCACTAAG TCTATCAGGCACCGGCCCATTCGGAGGAAGCTGTCAGATCCATGGTCCTTTGCCAGTTCCACATTCTGAATCAGAAGAATTGTCTTTATCGACTGCAGCAGATACAGCCGTTCCATCTGGTATTAAGAGTCCTGTTTTCAAACAGCCATCGTTTTCGCACTCCAGCTGCCCCATAGAAGTCCACCGCAGCTGTTTCTGCGTACGGTTCATTGCAGAACACACAAAAATGTTGGAGGATTCAACGAAG GTGAAAGAGGATTGGAAATACGTTGCAATGGTTTTGGATCGGTTATTCTTGTGGATCTTCACGTTAGCGGTACTGGCTGGAACTGCTGGTATAATTCTTCAAGCTCCAACGTTGTATGACGATCGAATACCTATCGATAAAACATTCGATGAATTAGCTACTTCAACGGTAGTCCGGTGTCCACCACAATAG
- the LOC5575838 gene encoding acetylcholine receptor subunit alpha-like isoform X4, with protein sequence MLQLYAIRITIRKICESITRKMKKMSPSAGETLRAWLLSALVVHGAVAGNPDAKRLYDDLLSNYNKLVRPVVNTSDVLRVCIKLKLSQLIDVNLKNQIMTTNLWVEQSWYDYKLRWEPKEYGGVQMLHVPSDHIWRPDIVLYNNADGHYEVTLMTKATVYNTGLVIWQPPAVYKSSCSIDVEYFPYDVQTCVLKLGSWTYDGFKVDLRHMDEQSGSNIVDVGVDLSEFYMSVEWDILEVPAVRNEKFYTCCDEPYLDITFNITMRRKTLFYTVNIIIPCMGISFLTVLTFYLPSDSGEKVTLSISILISLHVFFLLVVEIIPPTSLVVPLLGKYLIFAMILVSISICVTVVVLNVHFRSPQTHRMAPWVKTFFIDFLPRFLFMKRPAYIENHRKLLPKQPKVCFYPYYSTTALNRVKARFHIRTSSKDDQSPLSLSGTGPFGGSCQIHGPLPVPHSESEELSLSTAADTAVPSGIKSPVFKQPSFSHSSCPIEVHRSCFCVRFIAEHTKMLEDSTKVKEDWKYVAMVLDRLFLWIFTLAVLAGTAGIILQAPTLYDDRIPIDKTFDELATSTVVRCPPQ encoded by the exons ATGCTACAACTATATGCAATTCGAATAACTATTAGGAAAATTTGTGAATCTATAACCAGAAAGATGAAAAAAATGTCACCAAGTGCTGGAGAAACATTACGTGCATGGCTTTTATCAGCACTCGTAGTGCATGGCGCGGTAGCTGGAAATCCCGATGCCAAACGGCTCTATGACGATTTGCTTAGCAATTATAATAAATTAGTCCGACCTGTGGTTAACACCTCTGATGTATTGCGAGTATGCATCAAATTGAAATTGTCACAACTAATTGATGTG aatctaaAAAATCAGATAATGACTACAAACCTTTGGGTTGAGCAA TCCTGGTACGACTACAAATTACGATGGGAACCGAAGGAATACGGTGGAGTTCAAATGTTACATGTCCCATCAGATCACATCTGGCGTCCAGACATTGTATTATATAACAA TGCTGATGGTCATTATGAAGTAACATTAATGACCAAAGCAACAGTATATAATACTGGTCTGGTTATTTGGCAGCCACCTGCAGTGTACAAATCGTCGTGCTCAATAgatgttgaatattttccatATGATGTACAAACATGTGTCTTAAAGTTAGGAAGCTGGACCTATGATGGTTTTAAG GTTGATCTACGTCACATGGATGAACAGTCGGGAAGTAACATTGTAGATGTTGGTGTAGATCTATCGGAATTCTACATGTCGGTTGAATGGGACATCTTGGAAGTTCCGGCAGTtcg TAATGAAAAATTTTACACATGCTGTGATGAACCTTACCTTGATATAACATTCAATATCACAATGAGACGGAAGACCCTGTTTTATACTGTGAATATCATAATTCCATGTATGGGTATATCATTTTTGACCGTTTTAACATTTTACCTGCCGTCAGATAGTGGAGAAAAG GTTACACTGTCCATTTCGATTCTTATTAGTCTCCATGTGTTTTTCCTCCTGGTTGTTGAGATCATCCCACCAACGTCATTAGTAGTGCCTTTGCTGGGGAAATATCTAATATTTGCCATGATATTAGTATCAATTAG TATATGCGTTACGGTCGTAGTATTGAACGTTCATTTTAGATCACCACAAACACATCGCATGGCACCATGGgtgaaaacatttttcattg attttctaccacgatttttatttatgaaaagACCGGCATACATTGAAAATCACAG aaaattgttGCCAAAACAACCAAAAGTTTGCTTTTATCCTTATTATTCGACCACCGCATTAAATCGCGTTAAAGCTCGTTTTCATATTAGGACATCATCGAAAGATGATCAATCTCCACTAAG TCTATCAGGCACCGGCCCATTCGGAGGAAGCTGTCAGATCCATGGTCCTTTGCCAGTTCCACATTCTGAATCAGAAGAATTGTCTTTATCGACTGCAGCAGATACAGCCGTTCCATCTGGTATTAAGAGTCCTGTTTTCAAACAGCCATCGTTTTCGCACTCCAGCTGCCCCATAGAAGTCCACCGCAGCTGTTTCTGCGTACGGTTCATTGCAGAACACACAAAAATGTTGGAGGATTCAACGAAG GTGAAAGAGGATTGGAAATACGTTGCAATGGTTTTGGATCGGTTATTCTTGTGGATCTTCACGTTAGCGGTACTGGCTGGAACTGCTGGTATAATTCTTCAAGCTCCAACGTTGTATGACGATCGAATACCTATCGATAAAACATTCGATGAATTAGCTACTTCAACGGTAGTCCGGTGTCCACCACAATAG
- the LOC5575838 gene encoding acetylcholine receptor subunit alpha-like isoform X5, translating into MKKMSPSAGETLRAWLLSALVVHGAVAGNPDAKRLYDDLLSNYNKLVRPVVNTSDVLRVCIKLKLSQLIDVNLKNQIMTTNLWVEQSWYDYKLRWEPKEYGGVQMLHVPSDHIWRPDIVLYNNADGNFEVTLATKATIYSEGLVEWKPPAIYKSSCEIDVEYFPFDEQTCVLKFGSWTYDGFKVDLRHMDEQSGSNIVDVGVDLSEFYMSVEWDILEVPAVRNEKFYTCCDEPYLDITFNITMRRKTLFYTVNIIIPCMGISFLTVLTFYLPSDSGEKVTLSISILISLHVFFLLVVEIIPPTSLVVPLLGKYLIFAMILVSISICVTVVVLNVHFRSPQTHRMAPWVKTFFIDFLPRFLFMKRPAYIENHRKLLPKQPKVCFYPYYSTTALNRVKARFHIRTSSKDDQSPLRSNFQLHSLSGTGPFGGSCQIHGPLPVPHSESEELSLSTAADTAVPSGIKSPVFKQPSFSHSSCPIEVHRSCFCVRFIAEHTKMLEDSTKVKEDWKYVAMVLDRLFLWIFTLAVLAGTAGIILQAPTLYDDRIPIDKTFDELATSTVVRCPPQ; encoded by the exons ATGAAAAAAATGTCACCAAGTGCTGGAGAAACATTACGTGCATGGCTTTTATCAGCACTCGTAGTGCATGGCGCGGTAGCTGGAAATCCCGATGCCAAACGGCTCTATGACGATTTGCTTAGCAATTATAATAAATTAGTCCGACCTGTGGTTAACACCTCTGATGTATTGCGAGTATGCATCAAATTGAAATTGTCACAACTAATTGATGTG aatctaaAAAATCAGATAATGACTACAAACCTTTGGGTTGAGCAA TCCTGGTACGACTACAAATTACGATGGGAACCGAAGGAATACGGTGGAGTTCAAATGTTACATGTCCCATCAGATCACATCTGGCGTCCAGACATTGTATTATATAACAA TGCTGACGGTAATTTCGAAGTAACATTAGCGACAAAAGCCACGATATATTCCGAAGGCTTAGTTGAATGGAAACCTCCTGCCATATACAAATCATCATGTGAAATAGACGTAGAGTATTTTCCATTTGATGAACAAACATGCGTGTTAAAATTTGGAAGTTGGACATATGATGGTTTTAAG GTTGATCTACGTCACATGGATGAACAGTCGGGAAGTAACATTGTAGATGTTGGTGTAGATCTATCGGAATTCTACATGTCGGTTGAATGGGACATCTTGGAAGTTCCGGCAGTtcg TAATGAAAAATTTTACACATGCTGTGATGAACCTTACCTTGATATAACATTCAATATCACAATGAGACGGAAGACCCTGTTTTATACTGTGAATATCATAATTCCATGTATGGGTATATCATTTTTGACCGTTTTAACATTTTACCTGCCGTCAGATAGTGGAGAAAAG GTTACACTGTCCATTTCGATTCTTATTAGTCTCCATGTGTTTTTCCTCCTGGTTGTTGAGATCATCCCACCAACGTCATTAGTAGTGCCTTTGCTGGGGAAATATCTAATATTTGCCATGATATTAGTATCAATTAG TATATGCGTTACGGTCGTAGTATTGAACGTTCATTTTAGATCACCACAAACACATCGCATGGCACCATGGgtgaaaacatttttcattg attttctaccacgatttttatttatgaaaagACCGGCATACATTGAAAATCACAG aaaattgttGCCAAAACAACCAAAAGTTTGCTTTTATCCTTATTATTCGACCACCGCATTAAATCGCGTTAAAGCTCGTTTTCATATTAGGACATCATCGAAAGATGATCAATCTCCACTAAG AAGTAATTTTCAATTGCACAGTCTATCAGGCACCGGCCCATTCGGAGGAAGCTGTCAGATCCATGGTCCTTTGCCAGTTCCACATTCTGAATCAGAAGAATTGTCTTTATCGACTGCAGCAGATACAGCCGTTCCATCTGGTATTAAGAGTCCTGTTTTCAAACAGCCATCGTTTTCGCACTCCAGCTGCCCCATAGAAGTCCACCGCAGCTGTTTCTGCGTACGGTTCATTGCAGAACACACAAAAATGTTGGAGGATTCAACGAAG GTGAAAGAGGATTGGAAATACGTTGCAATGGTTTTGGATCGGTTATTCTTGTGGATCTTCACGTTAGCGGTACTGGCTGGAACTGCTGGTATAATTCTTCAAGCTCCAACGTTGTATGACGATCGAATACCTATCGATAAAACATTCGATGAATTAGCTACTTCAACGGTAGTCCGGTGTCCACCACAATAG
- the LOC5575838 gene encoding acetylcholine receptor subunit alpha-like isoform X1 — protein MLQLYAIRITIRKICESITRKMKKMSPSAGETLRAWLLSALVVHGAVAGNPDAKRLYDDLLSNYNKLVRPVVNTSDVLRVCIKLKLSQLIDVNLKNQIMTTNLWVEQSWYDYKLRWEPKEYGGVQMLHVPSDHIWRPDIVLYNNADGNFEVTLATKATIYSEGLVEWKPPAIYKSSCEIDVEYFPFDEQTCVLKFGSWTYDGFKVDLRHMDEQSGSNIVDVGVDLSEFYMSVEWDILEVPAVRNEKFYTCCDEPYLDITFNITMRRKTLFYTVNIIIPCMGISFLTVLTFYLPSDSGEKVTLSISILISLHVFFLLVVEIIPPTSLVVPLLGKYLIFAMILVSISICVTVVVLNVHFRSPQTHRMAPWVKTFFIDFLPRFLFMKRPAYIENHRKLLPKQPKVCFYPYYSTTALNRVKARFHIRTSSKDDQSPLRSNFQLHSLSGTGPFGGSCQIHGPLPVPHSESEELSLSTAADTAVPSGIKSPVFKQPSFSHSSCPIEVHRSCFCVRFIAEHTKMLEDSTKVKEDWKYVAMVLDRLFLWIFTLAVLAGTAGIILQAPTLYDDRIPIDKTFDELATSTVVRCPPQ, from the exons ATGCTACAACTATATGCAATTCGAATAACTATTAGGAAAATTTGTGAATCTATAACCAGAAAGATGAAAAAAATGTCACCAAGTGCTGGAGAAACATTACGTGCATGGCTTTTATCAGCACTCGTAGTGCATGGCGCGGTAGCTGGAAATCCCGATGCCAAACGGCTCTATGACGATTTGCTTAGCAATTATAATAAATTAGTCCGACCTGTGGTTAACACCTCTGATGTATTGCGAGTATGCATCAAATTGAAATTGTCACAACTAATTGATGTG aatctaaAAAATCAGATAATGACTACAAACCTTTGGGTTGAGCAA TCCTGGTACGACTACAAATTACGATGGGAACCGAAGGAATACGGTGGAGTTCAAATGTTACATGTCCCATCAGATCACATCTGGCGTCCAGACATTGTATTATATAACAA TGCTGACGGTAATTTCGAAGTAACATTAGCGACAAAAGCCACGATATATTCCGAAGGCTTAGTTGAATGGAAACCTCCTGCCATATACAAATCATCATGTGAAATAGACGTAGAGTATTTTCCATTTGATGAACAAACATGCGTGTTAAAATTTGGAAGTTGGACATATGATGGTTTTAAG GTTGATCTACGTCACATGGATGAACAGTCGGGAAGTAACATTGTAGATGTTGGTGTAGATCTATCGGAATTCTACATGTCGGTTGAATGGGACATCTTGGAAGTTCCGGCAGTtcg TAATGAAAAATTTTACACATGCTGTGATGAACCTTACCTTGATATAACATTCAATATCACAATGAGACGGAAGACCCTGTTTTATACTGTGAATATCATAATTCCATGTATGGGTATATCATTTTTGACCGTTTTAACATTTTACCTGCCGTCAGATAGTGGAGAAAAG GTTACACTGTCCATTTCGATTCTTATTAGTCTCCATGTGTTTTTCCTCCTGGTTGTTGAGATCATCCCACCAACGTCATTAGTAGTGCCTTTGCTGGGGAAATATCTAATATTTGCCATGATATTAGTATCAATTAG TATATGCGTTACGGTCGTAGTATTGAACGTTCATTTTAGATCACCACAAACACATCGCATGGCACCATGGgtgaaaacatttttcattg attttctaccacgatttttatttatgaaaagACCGGCATACATTGAAAATCACAG aaaattgttGCCAAAACAACCAAAAGTTTGCTTTTATCCTTATTATTCGACCACCGCATTAAATCGCGTTAAAGCTCGTTTTCATATTAGGACATCATCGAAAGATGATCAATCTCCACTAAG AAGTAATTTTCAATTGCACAGTCTATCAGGCACCGGCCCATTCGGAGGAAGCTGTCAGATCCATGGTCCTTTGCCAGTTCCACATTCTGAATCAGAAGAATTGTCTTTATCGACTGCAGCAGATACAGCCGTTCCATCTGGTATTAAGAGTCCTGTTTTCAAACAGCCATCGTTTTCGCACTCCAGCTGCCCCATAGAAGTCCACCGCAGCTGTTTCTGCGTACGGTTCATTGCAGAACACACAAAAATGTTGGAGGATTCAACGAAG GTGAAAGAGGATTGGAAATACGTTGCAATGGTTTTGGATCGGTTATTCTTGTGGATCTTCACGTTAGCGGTACTGGCTGGAACTGCTGGTATAATTCTTCAAGCTCCAACGTTGTATGACGATCGAATACCTATCGATAAAACATTCGATGAATTAGCTACTTCAACGGTAGTCCGGTGTCCACCACAATAG
- the LOC5575838 gene encoding acetylcholine receptor subunit alpha-like isoform X2, translated as MLQLYAIRITIRKICESITRKMKKMSPSAGETLRAWLLSALVVHGAVAGNPDAKRLYDDLLSNYNKLVRPVVNTSDVLRVCIKLKLSQLIDVNLKNQIMTTNLWVEQSWYDYKLRWEPKEYGGVQMLHVPSDHIWRPDIVLYNNADGHYEVTLMTKATVYNTGLVIWQPPAVYKSSCSIDVEYFPYDVQTCVLKLGSWTYDGFKVDLRHMDEQSGSNIVDVGVDLSEFYMSVEWDILEVPAVRNEKFYTCCDEPYLDITFNITMRRKTLFYTVNIIIPCMGISFLTVLTFYLPSDSGEKVTLSISILISLHVFFLLVVEIIPPTSLVVPLLGKYLIFAMILVSISICVTVVVLNVHFRSPQTHRMAPWVKTFFIDFLPRFLFMKRPAYIENHRKLLPKQPKVCFYPYYSTTALNRVKARFHIRTSSKDDQSPLRSNFQLHSLSGTGPFGGSCQIHGPLPVPHSESEELSLSTAADTAVPSGIKSPVFKQPSFSHSSCPIEVHRSCFCVRFIAEHTKMLEDSTKVKEDWKYVAMVLDRLFLWIFTLAVLAGTAGIILQAPTLYDDRIPIDKTFDELATSTVVRCPPQ; from the exons ATGCTACAACTATATGCAATTCGAATAACTATTAGGAAAATTTGTGAATCTATAACCAGAAAGATGAAAAAAATGTCACCAAGTGCTGGAGAAACATTACGTGCATGGCTTTTATCAGCACTCGTAGTGCATGGCGCGGTAGCTGGAAATCCCGATGCCAAACGGCTCTATGACGATTTGCTTAGCAATTATAATAAATTAGTCCGACCTGTGGTTAACACCTCTGATGTATTGCGAGTATGCATCAAATTGAAATTGTCACAACTAATTGATGTG aatctaaAAAATCAGATAATGACTACAAACCTTTGGGTTGAGCAA TCCTGGTACGACTACAAATTACGATGGGAACCGAAGGAATACGGTGGAGTTCAAATGTTACATGTCCCATCAGATCACATCTGGCGTCCAGACATTGTATTATATAACAA TGCTGATGGTCATTATGAAGTAACATTAATGACCAAAGCAACAGTATATAATACTGGTCTGGTTATTTGGCAGCCACCTGCAGTGTACAAATCGTCGTGCTCAATAgatgttgaatattttccatATGATGTACAAACATGTGTCTTAAAGTTAGGAAGCTGGACCTATGATGGTTTTAAG GTTGATCTACGTCACATGGATGAACAGTCGGGAAGTAACATTGTAGATGTTGGTGTAGATCTATCGGAATTCTACATGTCGGTTGAATGGGACATCTTGGAAGTTCCGGCAGTtcg TAATGAAAAATTTTACACATGCTGTGATGAACCTTACCTTGATATAACATTCAATATCACAATGAGACGGAAGACCCTGTTTTATACTGTGAATATCATAATTCCATGTATGGGTATATCATTTTTGACCGTTTTAACATTTTACCTGCCGTCAGATAGTGGAGAAAAG GTTACACTGTCCATTTCGATTCTTATTAGTCTCCATGTGTTTTTCCTCCTGGTTGTTGAGATCATCCCACCAACGTCATTAGTAGTGCCTTTGCTGGGGAAATATCTAATATTTGCCATGATATTAGTATCAATTAG TATATGCGTTACGGTCGTAGTATTGAACGTTCATTTTAGATCACCACAAACACATCGCATGGCACCATGGgtgaaaacatttttcattg attttctaccacgatttttatttatgaaaagACCGGCATACATTGAAAATCACAG aaaattgttGCCAAAACAACCAAAAGTTTGCTTTTATCCTTATTATTCGACCACCGCATTAAATCGCGTTAAAGCTCGTTTTCATATTAGGACATCATCGAAAGATGATCAATCTCCACTAAG AAGTAATTTTCAATTGCACAGTCTATCAGGCACCGGCCCATTCGGAGGAAGCTGTCAGATCCATGGTCCTTTGCCAGTTCCACATTCTGAATCAGAAGAATTGTCTTTATCGACTGCAGCAGATACAGCCGTTCCATCTGGTATTAAGAGTCCTGTTTTCAAACAGCCATCGTTTTCGCACTCCAGCTGCCCCATAGAAGTCCACCGCAGCTGTTTCTGCGTACGGTTCATTGCAGAACACACAAAAATGTTGGAGGATTCAACGAAG GTGAAAGAGGATTGGAAATACGTTGCAATGGTTTTGGATCGGTTATTCTTGTGGATCTTCACGTTAGCGGTACTGGCTGGAACTGCTGGTATAATTCTTCAAGCTCCAACGTTGTATGACGATCGAATACCTATCGATAAAACATTCGATGAATTAGCTACTTCAACGGTAGTCCGGTGTCCACCACAATAG